One segment of Syngnathus scovelli strain Florida chromosome 6, RoL_Ssco_1.2, whole genome shotgun sequence DNA contains the following:
- the ccdc73 gene encoding coiled-coil domain-containing protein 73 isoform X1 gives MDHGTDSGVPSPSTIVGVAVTPQERPRLNTPCQSERGGTMLLQLLEFKTHLLEAVQELHIRREATARFEIQISKVVLEKQEIEWEKDSLQRQIETATKEHAESLINVKKQLQAKIRNMEEDKGKYQFISELKDKEISNLKEELKSLQLLKYNFEKKSNELEQKQALQNRSKDSHLIQIGEVEKRFGTLSRQCATLKKAHEQLGQNVDEAMKRNKKLKATNEKHEATIQKLMKELEEVYIKLVKTKLSSVRHDTSTIMTVKDQHLNQLSYKLSMEKEMNKKLQEEYAALRSEKQEAMTSLQHTQQLFLNQTQAVNRLGLQLQTQEEQYKALKQEHEAMQEKVAELMSEQQHFQALKEVHDDLQQKYNGLSAQVKMQAQKIQELEMFPNLAEGTRERPLDEPKSSLTQPVFGSLQSSAVSQSKILDCLEDTTAKTKLDGEMGGTPELFGKCEIQLQVQCEEPFSIRSPKKVLGLLRTMDNDDTVVNKHKCTSSTSGQLSSEVSDVTCTTSANELAISESIVDEINISNSDNMSSHYLLTNNRNSVQGKISASGTDCSGMDKVNNARNNTDKEHRSESHLSSAEDVLEERCTGEQRETVFLQTADSGNSQEHGKIDAHKTETTKITAQFRDAEKKGGQTETEEAQTTCDPKITSPSDVDFVDISEKISIVCEADCYQKDTEKATDHSSVSMTEEKLLYDLNSSPDQSLHNKSILIVQEAQCSSQVEVQTNAETVKSSPIAPYPLVEKITEVTRLEESTVNVGTTSSDLHSLSADSVKNQAMREPIRTISNVTPTDEMSGTNTNEMFKKTIVDTKVECHNMGASEPANGLMEVFESDTHVETCEMTPQAEPVISDGDFNTISDTDITEDSHQPKSGEFPEVSTSKCKLQPVVKDVSNPDIAVDSNSESVLLGSEQPKDGETSEVETSTCQKEPGVKEALGDVKHLSLPKLKTYRLSFDWGAPMKQTVLATITSDSNLQPNVQKSPVSEQNASASHEILTQSHCTFLKSQPSKEPFRASDLLKASSVSASTGFGRKHKMGEWNVCGEGVRETVVTDESRVPLSAPSCQVSNSSSTWHSGIPLPTVAPRFDAELEPLCSQEQSSFRSQISKIEEFLKSETFHLSKRPRTDH, from the exons ATGGACCACGGTACGGATTCTGGAGTTCCCTCACCCAGCACAATT GTGGGGGTAGCAGTGACTCCACAGGAGAGGCCTCGGCTCAACACCCCCTGTCAATCAGAACGTGGAGGAACTATGTTACTGCAGTTGCTGGAATTTAAAACACATCTGCTTGAAGCTGTACAGGAGCTGCACATTCGAAGG GAGGCAACAGCTCGGTTTGAGATTCAAATCAGCAAAGTGGTGCTGGAGAAACAGGAGATCGAGTGGGAGAAG GACTCATTGCAGCGCCAAATAGAAACAGCTACAAAAGAGCATGCGGAGTCTCTCATCAATGTCAAAAAGCAG TTACAGGCCAAAATAAGAAACATGGAGGAGGATAAG GGGAAATACCAGTTCATTTCTGAGTTAAAAGACAAGGAGATTAGCAACTTGAAAGAAGAGCTGAAGTCGCTCCAG CTGCTGAAGTACAACTTTGAAAAGAAATCCAATGAGTTG GAACAAAAGCAAGCTTTGCAGAATCGGTCAAAAGATAGTCACCTGATCCAAATAGGGGAAGTTGAAAAACGGTTTGGCACTCTATCCAGGCAGTGTGCAACACTCAAGAAGGCCCATGAGCAACTGGGGCAAAATG TTGAtgaagccatgaaaagaaataagAAACTAAAAGCTACAAATGAAAAACATGAAGCAACCATTCAGAAACTAATGAAG GAGTTGGAGGAAGTCTACATCAAACTGGTCAAGACAAAATTGTCATCAGTCCGACATGACACCTCCACCATAATGACAGTCAAGGATCAGCATCTAAACCAGCTGAGTTACAAGCTGAGCATG GAAAAGGAAATGAACAAGAAACTACAGGAAGAGTATGCAGCTTTGCGTTCAGAGAAACAG GAGGCAATGACGTCCCTGCAGCATACTCAGCAGCTTTTTTTGAACCAGACACAGGCTGTGAATAGACTAGGGCTGCAGCTGCAGACACAAGAAGAGCAGTACAAG GCCCTCAAGCAGGAACATGAAGCGATGCAAGAAAAAGTTGCTGAATTGATG AGTGAGCAGCAACATTTTCAAGCACTGAAAGAGGTACACGATGACCTTCAACAGAAATACAACGGACTGTCTGCACAAGTCAAAATGCAGGCCCAGAAAATACAGGAATTGGAG ATGTTCCCCAATCTAGCAGAGGGAACCAGAGAGAGACCTCTTGATGAACCCAAATCCAGCCTTACACAGCCTGTCTTTGGCAGCCTTCAGAGCTCGGCCGTTTCTCAGAGCAAAATCCTGGACTGTCTGGAAGATACAACTGCTAAGACTAAACTGGATGGTGAAATGGGAG GAACACCAGAGCTCTTTGGGAAGTGTGAAATTCAGCTCCAAGTTCAATGTGAGGAGCCCTTTTCAATTAGGTCACCCAAAAAGGTCCTGGGACTCTTGCGAACAATGGACAATGATGATACCGTTGTGAATAAACACAAATGCACCTCGAGCACAAGTGGACAGCTCTCCAGTGAAGTGTCAGATGTGACTTGTACTACTTCTGCTAATGAGTTGGCCATCAGTGAAAGCATAGTGGATGAAATAAACATATCAAACTCAGACAACATGTCAAGCCATTACCTACTAACCAACAACAGAAATAGCGTCCAGGGGAAGATAAGCGCAAGTGGAACAGACTGTAGCGGAATGGACAAAGTGAATAACGCAAGGAACAATACAGATAAGGAGCACAGAAGTGAAAGTCACCTGAGCAGTGCTGAAGATGTCCTAGAAGAGAGATGTACTGGAGAGCAGAGAGAGACTGTTTTTTTGcaaacagcagacagtggaaacAGTCAAGAACACGGCAAAATTGATGCACACAAAACAGAAACGACCAAAATAACTGCCCAGTTTAGGGATGCAGAGAAGAAGGGAGgacaaacagaaacagaggaggCCCAGACAACTTGTGATCCAAAGATCACATCCCCATCGGACGTCGACTTTGTGGACATCAGTGAGAAAATAAGCATTGTCTGTGAGGCGGACTGCTATCAAAAAGACACAGAGAAAGCTACAGACCACAGCTCTGTTAGCATGACAGAAGAGAAGCTACTTTACGACCTCAACAGTTCTCCAGACCAAAGTCTACATAATAAATCTATTTTAATTGTGCAAGAGGCTCAATGCTCAAGTCAAGTTGAGGTCCAAACCAATGCAGAGACAGTCAAGTCTTCACCAATTGCACCCTATCCACTAGTTGAGAAAATCACAGAAGTGACGAGATTGGAGGAATCAACAGTTAATGTTGGAACTACATCTTCTGACCTTCACAGTCTGTCAGCTGATTCAGTCAAAAATCAGGCAATGAGAGAACCTATTCGTACTATAAGCAACGTGACTCCCACAGATGAAATGAGTGGTACAAACACAAATGAGATGTTCAAGAAAACCATTGTTGACACCAAGGTTGAATGCCATAATATGGGTGCATCTGAGCCTGCAAATGGACTAATGGAGGTTTTTGAAAGCGATACACACGTGGAGACCTGTGAGATGACCCCTCAGGCAGAACCTGTCATTTCTGATGGCGATTTCAATACCATTTCTGACACAGACATCACAGAGGATTCTCATCAACCCAAAAGTGGTGAATTCCCTGAGGTTAGCACATCGAAATGCAAACTGCAGCCTGTTGTAAAAGATGTTTCCAACCCAGACATTGCAGTGGATTCAAACTCTGAAAGTGTCCTGTTAGGGTCTGAGCAACCAAAAGATGGTGAAACATCTGAGGTTgaaacatcaacatgccaaaagGAGCCTGGCGTAAAAGAAGCCCTTGGTGATGTAAAGCACTTGTCTTTGCCCAAATTAAAAACTTACAGGCTGTCATTTGACTGGGGTGCCCCAATGAAACAGACGGTTCTCGCCACCATTACCTCTGACTCCAACCTGCAGCCAAATGTTCAG AAGTCTCCTGTGTCTGAGCAAAATGCGAGTGCTTCTCATGAGATACTCACACAGTCTCACTGCACATTTCTTAAAAGCCAGCCCAGTAAAG AACCATTCCGAGCGTCTGACCTGTTGAAGGCCTCCAGCGTCTCTGCATCCACAGGATTTGGGAGGAAACATAAGATGGGAGAGTGGAACGTTTGCGGCGAGGGCGTCAGAGAAACAGTAGTAACAGAT GAAAGCAGAGTTCCGTTGTCTGCCCCTTCTTGTCAAGTTTCCAACTCTTCCAGCACGTGGCATTCTGG AATTCCTTTGCCCACTGTAGCTCCAAGATTCGATGCTGAGTTGGAACCTCTGTGCTCTCAGGAACAGTCATCATTCAGATCTCAGATATCAAAAATTGAAGAGTTCTTAAAATCAGAAACGTTCCACCTGTCCAAGCGACCACGCACAGACCACTAA